The stretch of DNA AAGTTCTATGAAGCAATGAATAGCCACCATGAACAGCTTACCTAACGATTGTGTCACAGCCTCTATCTTGATTGTAGACGACATGGTGGATAACCTCCGGCTGCTTTCTGATTTGCTGACAGAACAAGGCTATAAAGTTCGAGGCGTATCCAAAGGTACAATGGCTCTCAAGGCAGCGAAGTCATTTTCCCCTGACTTAATTTTGCTGGATATTATGATGCCAGAGATGGATGGCTATGAGGTTTGCCAACACCTGAAAGCTGCGGAAAATACTTGCGATATCCCGATTATTTTTATCAGTGCTTTGAACGATGCGGCAGATCAACTCAAAGCTTTTGCTGTGGGAGGCGTAGATTATATCACAAAACCCTTTCGCATAGAAGAAATTCTTGCCAGAGTTAAGAACCATTTGCGACTGCGCGAGTTGCAAAAAAAACTGGCACAGCAAAATGAGCGCCTGGAGAAGGAAATTTGGGATCGTCAATTATTAGAAGATAAACTTCGCTCTTCAGAGGCGGCAATTCGGGTGTTTTTTGAAGCGATGAATGACATCGTATTACTGATTGACGCTGAGGATTTTAGTATCAAAGTTGCCCCTACAAATTCTACTAGATTTTACCCAGATGATACCGACATTCTCGGTCAAACTATAGAACAATTTTTTGGAGAAAATGCCGAGATTTTTCAGAGTCAAATCCGGTTGGCTTTAGATACACAACAAATTGTTAACTTTGAGTATAGTTTACTAACAAGCCAGGGCGAAGTTTGGTTTATTGCCAGTATTACCCCCACATCAGAAAATACAGTAGCTTGGGTGGGTCGAGATATTAGCGATCGCAAACAGGTAGAAGCAGCGCTGCGCCAAAGTGAAGAAAGATTTAGGAGTTTAGTAGATAATATTCCCGGTGCTATCTACCGCTGCATTTTTAACTCTGATGTCAGAGTGGAATTTTTCAGCGATGCTGTTGAGGAAATAGTTGGCTATCAAGCGAGCGAATTTATTCACGATCGAGTGCGGAGTTGGACAAGTATTGTCCATCCTCAAGATCGAGAAATGGTTAAATTAACCATCCAAAAATCTCTGGAAATTAGACACCCTTTCGTACTAGAATATAGAGTAATTAATGCCAATGGTAGTATCCGCTGGGTTTATGACAAAGGTCAAGGCTGTTTTGCCCAAGACGGGAGTTTATTATGGATAGATGGGGCAATATTTGATATCAGCGATCGCAAACAGCAGGAAGAAACTCTGCAACGCCGAGCTAAAATTGATAGCCTACTTAGTAATATTTCTCGTACTTTTCTAGACCAGGATATCGATACGGCGATTAATTTTACCTTAAGAGTAATGGGGGAATATACAGCTAGCGATCGCAGTTACATCATCCGCTACTCTGAAAGCCAAAATCAAATGAACAATACCTATGAGTGGTGTGCTGAAGGTATTGTACCACTGATTGGCGATTTGCAGGCAGTTTCAACCCAGAGTTTTACTTGGTTTTATCAACAGCTAATCAGTGCCAAAGTAGTTAAAATCCCTCGGCTTTCAGACTTACCCCCTGAAGCTAACGCAGAGAAAGCAGCACTTGAACGCCAATGCGTCCAATCAACCGTTAATGTTGCTTTAATGGAATCAGGCAACTTAGTAGGATTCATTGGTTTAAATACCGTGAAATCTTCCCGAAATTGGAGTTCGGAAGAGATCGGTCTTCTAAAAATAGTAGGAGAAATTGTTGCTATTAGTCTGGCTCGTCATGAAGCCGAAGTTGCCCAGGAAAAAGCGGCAAAAGCTGCCTTTGCTGCTAGCAAATCGAAAAGCGAATTTCTCGCTAATATGAGTCACGAACTCCGCACTCCCCTCACCGCCATTCTTGGTCTTTCTGAAGCCTTACGAGATGAAGTTTTCGGCCCTTTAACTGCCAAACAACACCAAAAACTAGCAACTATTGAGCAGAGCGGTCAACATTTGCTAGAACTGATTAATGATGTTCTCGATTTATCAAAAATTGAATCGGGCAAGATGGAATTGCACTTAAGTAATACTGACATTCAAGGATTATGCGATGCCAGCCTAGCCTTTGTCCGACAACAAGCTCACCAAAAACAAATTAAACTCAGCGCTCACGTTCCTCCCAGAATTGGTAAAGTCAAAATTGATGAACGGCGGATGCGACAACTCCTGATTAATTTACTCAGCAATGCCGTCAAATTTACCCCAGAAAGCGGTGCAGTTTGGATAGAAGTTAAAGGAGATTTAGAACATGAAACTTTGCAGTTTATCGTCGCTGATACAGGCATTGGAATTGCGCCAGAAAACATCGGTAAACTCTTTCAACCTTTTGTGCAAGTAGATAGTTCTTTTACTCGCCGCTATGCAGGTACAGGTTTAGGATTAGCTTTAGTCCGCCAAGTGATAGAATTGCACGGAGGTAGCGTTTCCCTAGAAAGCGAATTAGGTAGCGGCAGCCGTTTTACAGTTTCTCTCCCCTGGAAGCAAGAAGTTAAAAAAAGTGCGGCTCCGATGACGATTGCCGCTCATAAATCTTTGAATATTAATCAAGTTTTGATTGTAGAAGATTCTGCGCCTGCTGCCGAACAAATTGCCCATTACTTAGCAGAACTAGGTATTAACAATTCTGCGATTTATTCCTTGGGAACAGGGATAGTACAAGAAGCGATCCAAATTAACCCAGATGCGATTATTTTAGATTTGCAACTACCAGATCGCTCTGGTTGGGATGTGTTAGCACAACTCAAAGCGGAACCGCGTACCCAGAATATTCCTATTTTGATTGTTTCTGTGGCTGACGAACCTGTACGATCGCCAGCAGCAAGTGTATATGAGTATTTAGTCAAACCTTTTTCCCGGCATCAGTTTCAGTTGGCTTTACGCAAGTTAGCTCCTGCTCCCCAACAGCTTGAAAAAACGGCTATGATGTCAGAATCAAAGTCATTACCTTTGATTTTACTGGCAGAGGACAATGAGGCAAATATCTCTACAATAGTGGAATATTTGGAAGCTGTCGGCTACCGAGTAGCAACTGCC from Kamptonema formosum PCC 6407 encodes:
- a CDS encoding response regulator; the encoded protein is MNSLPNDCVTASILIVDDMVDNLRLLSDLLTEQGYKVRGVSKGTMALKAAKSFSPDLILLDIMMPEMDGYEVCQHLKAAENTCDIPIIFISALNDAADQLKAFAVGGVDYITKPFRIEEILARVKNHLRLRELQKKLAQQNERLEKEIWDRQLLEDKLRSSEAAIRVFFEAMNDIVLLIDAEDFSIKVAPTNSTRFYPDDTDILGQTIEQFFGENAEIFQSQIRLALDTQQIVNFEYSLLTSQGEVWFIASITPTSENTVAWVGRDISDRKQVEAALRQSEERFRSLVDNIPGAIYRCIFNSDVRVEFFSDAVEEIVGYQASEFIHDRVRSWTSIVHPQDREMVKLTIQKSLEIRHPFVLEYRVINANGSIRWVYDKGQGCFAQDGSLLWIDGAIFDISDRKQQEETLQRRAKIDSLLSNISRTFLDQDIDTAINFTLRVMGEYTASDRSYIIRYSESQNQMNNTYEWCAEGIVPLIGDLQAVSTQSFTWFYQQLISAKVVKIPRLSDLPPEANAEKAALERQCVQSTVNVALMESGNLVGFIGLNTVKSSRNWSSEEIGLLKIVGEIVAISLARHEAEVAQEKAAKAAFAASKSKSEFLANMSHELRTPLTAILGLSEALRDEVFGPLTAKQHQKLATIEQSGQHLLELINDVLDLSKIESGKMELHLSNTDIQGLCDASLAFVRQQAHQKQIKLSAHVPPRIGKVKIDERRMRQLLINLLSNAVKFTPESGAVWIEVKGDLEHETLQFIVADTGIGIAPENIGKLFQPFVQVDSSFTRRYAGTGLGLALVRQVIELHGGSVSLESELGSGSRFTVSLPWKQEVKKSAAPMTIAAHKSLNINQVLIVEDSAPAAEQIAHYLAELGINNSAIYSLGTGIVQEAIQINPDAIILDLQLPDRSGWDVLAQLKAEPRTQNIPILIVSVADEPVRSPAASVYEYLVKPFSRHQFQLALRKLAPAPQQLEKTAMMSESKSLPLILLAEDNEANISTIVEYLEAVGYRVATALNGVEAIQMARELKPNLVLMDIQMPAMDGLEATRQLRADVEFVQLPIIALTSLAMPGDREKCLEVGVNEYLAKPVSLKKLVEAIAFQLDRCQTLIL